The Solanum lycopersicum chromosome 6, SLM_r2.1 genome has a window encoding:
- the LOC101258077 gene encoding uncharacterized protein: MEIHENRTIQADQQFATLNKSGIDSMLSTPATLYIDTVGVAVGGEDGRGQEDIRAQQVRYDKGKDKVFEEGTCSNVEKEPPDKSIFNMLQQINAKTNNKNQSITGISHIDHQRDVNFDEYREPDSEDEDDVDTHSLGEGMEPGEEINTSDQFQKEPLLQSSNIDEIREVTGKQGLSPRGRKIVKQNKLTSTSKPNTRARSRGDFNVITSISEKLGGRDYNINKSLEFITIIEACGLVDMGYHGQNFTWCNHRRDGARIWKRLDRGMTNDKWVETMPHSSITHLPSVGSDHSPLLLEIGDIQSNIIKYFKFLNCWTENDNFLATVENCWKREVTGNPMWILHTKLRRLTKTLRGWSKQEYGDVFERVKHYEELVKQAENDMFLNNSPANIEKLNVVNAKYIKYLKVEHNILQQKTHLHWLKEGDANTKYFHALIRGKRNRIAIHKLMDDNGNWIQGEDKIAKLACDYYEQNFTGKAEKIKEENLHCINKMVTQAQNDDLDRLPDEDELRRIIMSMNPNSAPGPDGFGGKFYQTCFDIIKKDLLAAVNYFYIGNSMPKYMTHACLILLPKVEHPCKLKEFRPISLSNFSNKIISKIMSTRLASILPCVVSENQSGFVKGRSISENILLAHEIIHGIKKPRDGSNVVIKLGMVKAYDRVSWTYTCIVLRRMGFSEIFIDRIWRIMSNNWYSIVINGKRHGFFHSKRGLKQGDPLSPALFVLGAEVFSRQLSLLYQNQLYKGFHMESNGPKINHLSFADDIIIFSSTDNNSLNLIMKTIDQYEEVSDQKVNKDKSFFMVTSNTSHDIIEEISRITGFSRKNSPINYLGCPLYVGGQRIIYYSEIVEKVIKKIAGWHLKILNFGGKVTLVKHVLQSMPIHTLSAISPPKTILNSIKKVIADFFWGIEKDGKKYHWSSWNNMAFPTNEGGIGVRLIEDMCTAFQYKQWWAFRTNNSLWSKFLKAKYNQRANPVAKKYNTGDSIVWRYLTRNRQKVESLIKWHIQSGTCSFWWDCWLDKPLAMQCDHVSSLNNSVVADFLINGNWNERLLRQHVPPQLVPYILQTKINYQAGNIDTSIWTPTESGQFTISSAWDSIRKKRNKDPINNIIWHKQIPFKVSFFIWRALRGKLPTNENLQRIGKNLSDCYCCYNKGKDDINHILINGNFAKYIWKIYSSAVGVLPINTTLRDLLLQWRNQQYTNEVHKLLIHILPNFICWNLWKNRCAVKYGLKNSSIYRVQYGIFKNIMQVITIVFPSIPWQTSWNNLINIVEQCKQHYKILIVKWNKPDLGKYKLNTDGSALQNSGKIGGGGILRDNQGKIIYAFSLPFGFGTNNFAEIKAALHGLDWCEQHGYKKIELEVDSKLLCNWINSNINIPWRYEELIQQIHQIIRKMDQFQCHHIYREANCTADLLSKWSHNLEILQKFYTTRQLKEPIRGSYLLEKMGVQNFRRRKLKRIKQPP, encoded by the exons ATGGAAATTCATGAAAACAGGACTATACAGGCTGATCAACAATTTGCTACTCTCAATAAATCAGGTATTGACTCAATGCTCTCCACCCCTGCAACCCTTTATATTGATACTGTTGGTGTAGCTGTTGGAGGTGAGGATGGAAGAGGTCAGGAGGATATTAGAGCTCAGCAGGTTAGATATGATAAAGGGAAAGATAAAGTATTTGAAGAAGGGACCTGTAGTAATGTTGAGAAAGAACCTCCTGATAAAAGTATTTTCAATATGCTTCAACAGATTAATGCTAAAACTAACAACAAAAATCAATCTATCACTGGTATATCCCATATTGACCATCAAAGAGATGTTAACTTTGATGAGTATAGAGAACCTGACTCTGAAGATGAGGATGATGTGGATACTCACTCTTTAGGGGAGGGTATGGAACCAGGAGAGGAAATTAACACCTCTGACCAATTTCAAAAGGAACCTTTGCTACAGTCTTCTAATATTGATGAGATTAGAGAAGTTACTGGCAAACAGGGCTTATCACCTAGAGGAAGAAAGATTGTAAAACAAAATAAGCTTACTAGTACTAGTAAGCCTAATACTAGAGCTAGGAGTAGAG gtgatttcaatgtaataacttCTATTAGTGAGAAACTGGGTGGTAGGGACTATAATATCAATAAGAGTCTGGAATTTATTACTATCATTGAGGCTTGTGGTTTAGTGGATATGGGATATCATGGACAAAATTTCACTTGGTGTAATCATAGGAGGGATGGTGCAAGAATATGGAAAAGACTGGATAGAGGTATGACTAATGACAAATGGGTTGAAACAATGCCTCACTCCAGTATTACTCATCTACCATCTGTTGGATCTGATCATAGCCCTTTATTGCTGGAAATAGGTGATATACAAtccaatattattaaatattttaaatttctgaaTTGTTGGACTGagaatgataattttttagCAACAGTGGAAAATTGTTGGAAGAGAGAAGTTACTGGTAACCCTATGTGGATATTACATACAAAGTTGAGGAGGTTAACTAAGACTTTGAGAGGGTGGTCAAAACAGGAATATGGTGATGTTTTTGAAAGAGTAAAACATTATGAGGAGCTGGTGAAACAGGCTGAAAATGATATGTTCCTCAATAATAGTCCTGCAAATATTGAGAAATTGAATGTTGTCAATGCTAAATATATTAAGTACTTGAAGGTTGAACATAATATTCTGCAGCAAAAAACTCATTTACATTGGTTAAAAGAGGGTGATGCAAATACCAAGTATTTTCATGCTTTGATTAGAGGTAAAAGGAATAGAATAGCTATTCATAAGCTGATGGATGATAATGGAAATTGGATCCAAGGGGAAGACAAGATTGCCAAACTAGCTTGTGATTATTATGAACAGAACTTTACTGGTAAGGCTGAGAAAATTAAGGAAGAGAATCTCCATTGTATCAATAAGATGGTCACTCAAGCACaaaatgatgatttagataGATTACCTGATGAAGATGAATTGAGAAGGATCATTATGAGTATGAATCCTAACTCAGCACCTGGTCCGGATGGTTTTGGAGGAAAATTCTACCAAACATGTTTTGATATTATCAAGAAGGATTTATTGGCTGCTGTTAACTACTTTTATATTGGTAATAGTATGCCTAAATACATGACTCATGCCTGCCTCATCTTACTCCCTAAAGTTGAACACCCCTGTAAATTAAAGGAGTTCAGACCCATCAGCCTTAGTAACTTTTCTAATAAAATCATTTCTAAGATCATGAGTACTAGATTAGCATCTATTTTACCTTGTGTAGTTTCAGAAAATCAATCAGGTTTTGTCAAAGGGAGGAGTATCTCTGAAAACATTTTATTGGCTCATGAAATTATTCATGGTATTAAAAAACCAAGAGATGGCAGTAATGTAGTTATTAAACTAGGTATGGTCAAAGCTTATGATAGAGTTTCCTGGACCTATACTTGTATTGTGTTAAGGAGAATGGGTTTCAGTGAAATCTTTattgatagaatttggaggatTATGAGTAATAATTGGTATTCTATTGTTATAAATGGGAAGAGACATGGATTTTTTCATTCAAAGAGAGGTCTTAAACAAGGTGATCCCTTGTCTCCAGCACTTTTTGTTTTAGGTGCTGAAGTCTTTTCTAGACAGCTTAGCCTTCTTTATCAAAATCAGTTGTATAAAGGGTTCCATATGGAAAGCAATGGTCCTAAAATTAATCATCTTAGTTTTgcagatgatatcattattttttcttctactgATAACAATTCTCTTAATCTTATTATGAAGACTATTGATCAATATGAGGAAGTTTCTGATCAAAAAGTGAATAAAGATAAAAGCTTCTTTATGGTAACCTCTAATACTAGTCATGATATTATTGAGGAAATTTCTAGAATTACTGGTTTTAGTAGAAAAAACAGTCCTATCAATTATTTGGGATGTCCTTTATATGTTGGAGGGCAAAGAATCATCTACTATTCTGAGATTGTAGAGAAAGTGATCAAAAAAATTGCTGGCTGGCATTTAAAGATTTTAAACTTTGGGGGAAAGGTTACTCTTGTTAAACATGTCTTACAATCTATGCCTATCCATACTCTTAGTGCAATCTCTCCTCCAAAGACTATTTTAAACAGTATAAAAAAAGTGATTGCTGATTTCTTTTGGGGTATAGAGAAGGATGGTAAGAAGTACCATTGGTCATCTTGGAATAATATGGCTTTTCCAACTAATGAGGGAGGCATTGGAGTGAGGCTGATAGAAGATATGTGTACTGCCTTTCAATATAAGCAGTGGTGGGCCTTTAGGACCAACAATTCTTTATGGAGCAAATTCTTGAAAGCCAAGTATAATCAAAGAGCCAATCCAGTGGCAAAAAAATACAATACTGGAGATTCTATTGTATGGAGATATCTTACTAGAAATAGGCAAAAAGTGGAATCTCTTATAAAATGGCATATTCAATCTGGTACTTGTAGTTTTTGGTGGGATTGTTGGTTGGATAAACCTTTAGCTATGCAATGTGATCATGTATCTAGCCTGAATAACAGTGTTGTAGCTGATTTTCTTATAAATGGTAACTGGAATGAGAGGCTTCTTAGACAGCATGTACCACCTCAGTTAGTTCCTTATATTCTGCAAACCAAAATTAACTACCAAGCTGGCAATATAGACACTTCTATATGGACTCCTACAGAATCTGGACAATTTACTATTAGTTCTGCATGGGATAGcattagaaagaaaagaaataaagaccctattaataatattatatggcATAAACAAATTCCTTTTAaagtatctttttttatttggagAGCTTTAAGAGGAAAATTGCCTACTAATGAAAATCTGCAGAGAATTGGTAAGAATCTATCtgattgttattgttgttacaaTAAAGGCAAAGATGACATTAATCATATTTTGATTAATGGCAACTTTGCCAAATATATTTGGAAGATTTATTCATCAGCAGTTGGAGTATTGCCTATTAATACAACTCTGAGAGATCTACTATTGCAGTGGAGGAATCAACAATATACAAATGAGGTACACAAGTTACTTATACATATTTTacctaattttatttgttggaaTCTTTGGAAAAATAGGTGTGCTGTCAAGTATGGTTTGAAGAATTCCAGTATATACAGAGTACAATATGGCATTTTTAAGAACATTATGCAGGTGATCACAATTGTGTTCCCCAGTATACCATGGCAAACTAGTTGGAACAATCTTATTAATATAGTGGAACAATGTAAACAACATTACAAGATTCTCATAGTTAAGTGGAATAAACCAGACTTAGGCAAATATAAACTCAATACAGATGGGAGTGCTTTACAAAACTCAGGTAAGATTGGAGGAGGTGGAATTCTAAGGGACAATCaaggtaaaataatatatgcatTTTCTTTACCTTTTGGATTTGGAACTAATAATTTTGCAGAAATCAAAGCTGCATTACATGGGCTGGATTGGTGTGAGCAACATGGTTACAAGAAGATTGAGTTGGAAGTTGATTCAAAGCTGTTGTGCAATTGGATCAATAGCAACATTAATATACCTTGGAGATATGAAGAACTAATTcaacaaattcatcaaataattaGGAAAATGGACCAGTTTCAATGCCATCACATATATAGAGAGGCAAACTGTACAGCtgatttattatcaaaatggagTCACAATCTGGAAATTCTACAAAAATTTTATACAACAAGACAACTTAAAGAACCAATTAGAGGAAGCTACTTATTGGAGAAAATGGGAGTACAAAACTTTAGAAGAAGGAAGCTCAAGAGAATAAAACAGCCTCCTTAG